The proteins below are encoded in one region of Brassica napus cultivar Da-Ae chromosome A6, Da-Ae, whole genome shotgun sequence:
- the LOC106350274 gene encoding uncharacterized protein LOC106350274: protein MDYLFWRKNTIRRPEDDRDPYPWIVWYIWKARNDKLFRGIDRDPLELVRYAESECQAWYNAKESILKPPQAPNTEVVQALSLNNMCMVDGSWTSTDLFSGIGWVWKDNTGKIQLMGTQNLRRRETALHSELEALKWALESMLQHLGTYCKDLIAMIKEPQAWPNFSTELEAIRIILMCYSDFKITYVPRTHNEIADS from the coding sequence ATGGACTACCTTTTTTGGAGGAAAAATACAATTAGAAGGCCAGAAGATGATAGAGACCCTTATCCCTGGATAGTCTGGTACATATGGAAGGCGAGAAATGATAAGCTATTCAGGGGGATTGATAGGGACCCTCTGGAACTGGTCAggtatgcagagagtgaatgtcaGGCTTGGTATAATGCTAAGGAGTCTATACTTAAACCCCCTCAGGCACCAAACACTGAAGTGGTACAAGCCTTAAGCTTGAATAATATGTGCATGGTGGATGGCTCTTGGACATCCACAGATCTTTTCAGTGGAATTGGATGGGTATGGAAGGATAACACGGGCAAGATCCAACTTATGGGAACACAGAATTTAAGGAGGCGGGAGACAGCACTACACTCGGAATTGGAAGCATTGAAATGGGCATTGGAAAGCATGCTCCAACACTTGGGTACATATTGCAAGGACCTGATAGCTATGATAAAGGAACCCCAAGCCTGGCCAAACTTTTCAACGGAGCTGGAAGCCATTCGAATCATCCTCATGTGTTATTCGGATTTCAAGATCACCTACGTGCCAAGAACACATAATGAAATTGCTGATTCTTAA